In Pseudostreptobacillus hongkongensis, a single genomic region encodes these proteins:
- a CDS encoding SufD family Fe-S cluster assembly protein — translation MEKKYSERVQQTIDLLKSAVAEEAKKATPKKQDTSLSKPKWNRMKYEVRGVDSIQEFNGFKFENLDVDGISINENVSTNLRIGKYFQNESDNYANVRKNILIEKEIKEPVFLTFELDKENPHLVDVLNIHMKENSSLKLFVMYKGLDEEYTYHNGYIKVNGEKNSNLDIIVIQTLNTNSENFFGMDIQVMEDATVNYYGVEFGGHANVTSVNSNLKGFRAKSLLQPIYLSDKNRKTDYEYTLNFDAKECVADIDSRGVTKDTAVKVFRGNLVFERFSSKSAGSESEFSILLDKTVNAHSIPTLFCDEDDVIGAHSASIGRIDQDKLLYLMSRGFSEKNAKKLVVESSFGPVFDAIDNEDIVNELKEILESRL, via the coding sequence ATGGAAAAAAAATATTCAGAAAGAGTACAACAAACTATAGATTTATTAAAATCTGCAGTTGCAGAAGAAGCTAAAAAAGCTACACCTAAAAAACAAGATACGTCACTTTCTAAACCTAAATGGAATAGAATGAAATATGAAGTTCGTGGTGTTGATAGTATACAAGAATTTAATGGATTTAAATTTGAAAATCTTGATGTAGATGGTATTAGTATAAATGAAAATGTGAGTACTAATTTAAGAATAGGTAAATATTTTCAAAATGAAAGTGATAATTATGCTAATGTTAGAAAAAATATATTAATAGAAAAGGAAATTAAAGAACCAGTATTTTTAACATTTGAATTAGATAAAGAAAATCCTCATTTAGTTGATGTTTTAAATATACATATGAAAGAAAATTCAAGTTTAAAACTTTTTGTTATGTATAAAGGTTTAGATGAAGAATATACTTATCATAATGGATATATTAAAGTAAATGGAGAAAAAAATTCAAATTTAGATATTATAGTTATACAAACATTAAATACAAATTCTGAAAATTTCTTTGGTATGGATATACAAGTAATGGAAGATGCAACAGTAAACTATTATGGTGTTGAATTTGGTGGACATGCAAATGTTACATCAGTAAACTCTAATTTAAAAGGATTTAGAGCTAAATCTTTATTACAACCTATATATCTATCAGATAAAAATAGAAAAACAGATTATGAATATACTCTTAATTTTGATGCTAAAGAATGTGTAGCAGATATAGATTCAAGAGGAGTTACAAAAGATACAGCTGTTAAAGTATTTAGAGGTAATTTAGTATTTGAAAGATTTTCTTCAAAATCAGCAGGATCTGAATCAGAATTTTCTATACTTTTAGATAAGACAGTTAATGCACATTCTATACCAACATTATTCTGTGATGAAGATGATGTTATAGGTGCTCATTCTGCAAGTATAGGTAGAATAGATCAAGATAAATTACTATACTTAATGAGTAGAGGATTTAGTGAAAAAAATGCTAAAAAATTAGTGGTTGAATCTTCATTTGGACCTGTTTTTGATGCAATAGATAATGAAGATATAGTAAATGAATTAAAGGAAATTTTAGAAAGTAGGCTTTAA